A genomic region of Gemmata massiliana contains the following coding sequences:
- a CDS encoding tyrosine-type recombinase/integrase: protein MSRSSFPSLRHHKPTEQGVVTVRLASGARKDLYCGRYGTAAATAEYNRIVGLLAVNGGVYPHEDTDLTVAEALVRYAHHIDKHYVDLTGAPTGTANDIRVTLGYIKRLFAPLPLIEFGIPQLKLIREAMVADGRVRNQVNRRIGMVRGFAKWCVEEGLVSPVVLEGLRAVRPLALGRSGVKEGERVEPANPVSVEKAIPFLSKPLAAVVRLLRLTGARPSEILLMRPCDLDRSGSVWVLTPARHKGSWRGKPRFVHFGPEAQAVLAPWIEKTGASDEHVFSPARAEAERNAERSVARKTKRWPSHMKRNATKRKGAARTRPIKYRYSHLALSCAVRRACEKAGVEAFTPYQLRHLKAVELRERYGLEHVRATLGHSFAAMSDHYSKAADATLAARAAAETG, encoded by the coding sequence ATGTCGCGCTCTTCGTTTCCCTCGCTCCGACATCACAAACCGACTGAGCAAGGCGTCGTAACAGTCCGTCTCGCGTCAGGCGCGAGAAAAGATCTGTACTGTGGTCGCTACGGCACCGCGGCAGCTACAGCCGAGTACAACCGCATCGTCGGGTTGCTCGCTGTCAATGGAGGCGTCTACCCGCACGAAGACACCGACCTGACGGTGGCCGAAGCGCTCGTGAGGTACGCGCACCACATCGATAAGCACTATGTCGATCTGACCGGCGCGCCGACCGGGACCGCGAACGATATCAGGGTGACCCTGGGTTACATCAAGCGATTGTTCGCGCCGCTCCCGCTGATCGAATTTGGCATTCCGCAACTCAAGCTGATCCGGGAAGCGATGGTCGCGGACGGGCGTGTTCGCAACCAAGTCAATCGGCGGATCGGAATGGTTCGTGGATTCGCAAAGTGGTGCGTTGAAGAGGGGCTGGTTTCGCCTGTCGTTCTGGAAGGGTTGCGCGCCGTTCGCCCCCTTGCTCTCGGACGCTCCGGGGTCAAGGAAGGGGAGCGGGTGGAACCGGCGAACCCCGTGTCGGTGGAGAAGGCGATCCCGTTCCTGTCGAAGCCCCTCGCGGCCGTCGTGCGTCTGCTCAGGTTGACCGGTGCGCGACCGTCCGAAATCCTGTTGATGCGGCCGTGCGATTTGGACCGCTCGGGTAGTGTCTGGGTACTAACACCGGCCCGGCACAAGGGAAGTTGGAGGGGGAAGCCGCGGTTCGTTCATTTCGGTCCAGAAGCACAAGCGGTTCTTGCCCCGTGGATCGAGAAGACCGGCGCGTCGGACGAGCACGTGTTCTCACCCGCGCGTGCCGAAGCGGAGCGCAATGCGGAACGTTCGGTGGCGCGGAAAACCAAGCGCTGGCCGTCGCACATGAAGCGCAACGCGACGAAGCGAAAAGGGGCTGCCCGAACGCGCCCAATCAAATACCGGTACTCACACCTCGCGCTCTCTTGTGCAGTACGTCGTGCGTGCGAGAAGGCCGGGGTTGAAGCGTTCACGCCGTACCAGTTGCGCCACCTCAAAGCGGTCGAACTCCGCGAACGGTACGGGTTGGAACACGTTCGCGCCACTCTGGGGCACAGCTTCGCCGCAATGTCCGACCACTACTCCAAAGCCGCCGACGCGACCCTTGCGGCGCGTGCGGCGGCCGAAACCGGCTGA
- a CDS encoding DUF1580 domain-containing protein: protein MTDSTTMVERLLGENGKLSMVAAGVLLGEGQGGSPIHPTTVTRWCLKGVRVNGAKLKLEHLRAGGKLLTTRAAIVRFLAAQTDAPEPVSAPRTPTQRRRAAEHAEAELEKLGV from the coding sequence ATGACCGACTCGACGACGATGGTGGAACGGTTGCTGGGCGAAAACGGGAAGCTCTCGATGGTCGCGGCCGGAGTTCTGCTGGGCGAGGGGCAAGGCGGGAGTCCGATCCACCCCACGACGGTTACGCGCTGGTGCTTGAAGGGTGTGCGGGTGAACGGCGCGAAGCTGAAACTCGAACACTTACGGGCCGGCGGGAAGTTGCTGACCACGCGCGCCGCGATTGTGCGATTCCTCGCAGCGCAGACCGACGCGCCCGAACCAGTTTCGGCACCGCGAACGCCGACCCAGCGCCGGCGCGCGGCGGAACACGCGGAAGCCGAACTCGAAAAACTCGGAGTGTGA
- a CDS encoding helix-turn-helix transcriptional regulator, with protein sequence MVTVKDQIDLPVMRRMVTRSELAQMIGVSLDTIDRRRADLPPAVRIGRQLFWNREVVDEFLRGERRVAT encoded by the coding sequence ATGGTGACCGTGAAAGACCAAATTGACCTGCCCGTGATGCGCCGGATGGTAACGCGCTCCGAACTGGCGCAGATGATCGGGGTGAGCTTGGACACGATTGATAGGCGCCGGGCAGACCTGCCCCCGGCCGTTCGGATCGGGAGACAACTTTTCTGGAACCGCGAAGTGGTAGACGAGTTCCTTCGCGGCGAGCGACGAGTTGCGACCTGA
- the dnaB gene encoding replicative DNA helicase codes for MSELPVPPRNHAAECAVLGGILRDPESLHDVLAAVRPEAFYLDAHRRILTAIVGLVDRGIPVDLVTLFEELKRRGHVEDVGGSAYLVGLWETTPTAANVVYHAKLVHEAFQLRGLIHAANEILRDAYNPTGPAAELLATAEQKLFVLNADVTADAEPRSVGAVAQECLDAIDERIASGSSLAGLSVGYPDLDHVTGGLRGGDLLVLGARPSLGKTALSLNIAERVAAAGNPVLFFSLEMRAREITDRLLSMRSGVPMSKMARAKDLGKGDLDALFRAGTGSNSALGALPLYIEDTPNVTAARISTVARRACRKYGIGLIVVDYLGLIRPEDARANRSQQIGDIALRMKNLARSLDVPVILLSQLNRDLEHAKRRPQLSDLRESGDIEAHADLVFLLHREPDLPASDPVWPVDVVVAKQRNGPTGDVRLSYRRPVLRFENAGF; via the coding sequence ATGAGTGAACTGCCCGTACCCCCGCGGAATCACGCGGCCGAATGCGCCGTTCTCGGGGGCATTCTCCGCGACCCAGAATCCCTGCACGATGTACTCGCGGCCGTCCGCCCGGAGGCGTTCTACCTCGACGCGCACCGCCGCATCCTGACCGCGATCGTGGGCCTCGTGGACCGGGGCATTCCGGTTGACCTCGTGACGCTGTTCGAGGAACTGAAGCGCCGCGGACACGTCGAGGACGTGGGCGGCAGCGCGTACTTGGTCGGGTTGTGGGAGACGACCCCGACCGCCGCGAACGTCGTGTACCACGCGAAACTCGTTCACGAGGCGTTTCAGCTCCGGGGGCTGATCCACGCGGCCAACGAGATCCTCCGCGACGCCTACAACCCGACCGGGCCGGCGGCCGAACTACTCGCGACCGCTGAGCAAAAACTGTTCGTGCTCAACGCGGACGTAACCGCGGACGCCGAACCCCGGTCCGTCGGCGCGGTGGCGCAAGAGTGCCTCGACGCGATCGACGAGCGCATCGCGTCGGGTTCGTCCCTCGCGGGCCTGTCCGTCGGGTATCCCGACCTCGACCACGTAACCGGCGGTCTCCGCGGTGGCGATCTGCTCGTTCTCGGGGCGCGTCCGAGTCTCGGCAAAACGGCGCTGTCGCTCAATATCGCGGAGCGCGTGGCGGCGGCCGGCAACCCGGTGCTGTTCTTCTCGCTGGAGATGCGGGCGCGGGAGATCACGGACCGGCTCCTGTCGATGCGGTCCGGTGTCCCCATGAGCAAGATGGCCCGCGCGAAGGATCTGGGCAAAGGCGACCTCGACGCGCTGTTCCGGGCCGGAACCGGGTCGAACTCCGCGCTCGGTGCGTTGCCGCTGTACATCGAAGACACGCCGAACGTGACCGCGGCCCGGATTTCGACGGTCGCGCGCCGGGCGTGCCGCAAGTACGGTATCGGGCTCATCGTGGTGGATTACCTGGGACTGATCCGGCCCGAAGACGCGCGGGCGAACCGGTCTCAGCAAATCGGGGACATTGCCCTGCGCATGAAGAACCTCGCGCGGTCCCTCGACGTTCCCGTGATTCTGCTCTCCCAACTCAACCGCGATCTCGAACACGCGAAGCGCCGGCCCCAGCTCTCGGACCTGCGCGAGAGCGGCGACATTGAAGCGCACGCGGACCTCGTGTTCCTGCTCCACCGAGAACCGGACCTCCCCGCGTCCGATCCGGTCTGGCCCGTCGATGTGGTCGTCGCGAAGCAACGCAACGGTCCGACCGGCGACGTGCGGCTCAGCTACCGGCGCCCGGTTCTGCGGTTCGAGAACGCCGGATTCTGA
- a CDS encoding HK97 family phage prohead protease, which translates to MITIPESGDNTRTTSDPTALDTAAVAKRLNCHVITVRRLLAAGRFPRPFSVGARPRWRAADIDRWIEAGGSTGPKIEYRSGSIGGECRHANRRPSVRTEGGKRVLVGYGAVFYVPDDPATEYELAPDLWERINPDAFTRTLRTRPDVVCCQDHDTARLLGRTASGTLRLTVDKVGLRYEVDLPDTPTGNEVYELARRGDLNGSSFSFAPNKSERYTEGDRNFIERMDLELYELGPVSIPAYSGTTAGLMNTPPERSSGRSDPRSDPRADQDAIAVQLALMRMDEDEREVSRPAPLSPRAREMSALSAQCRRIASECDQERIAAVLRSDGRRPVRSEESEMRCFYCGEDELDGCFC; encoded by the coding sequence GTGATCACGATCCCCGAATCGGGCGACAACACCCGAACCACGAGCGACCCGACCGCACTCGATACCGCCGCGGTCGCGAAGCGCCTCAACTGTCACGTCATCACCGTGCGCCGGCTCCTGGCCGCGGGGCGATTCCCCCGCCCGTTCTCCGTGGGCGCGCGTCCGCGGTGGAGGGCCGCGGATATCGACCGCTGGATCGAGGCGGGCGGGAGCACGGGGCCGAAGATCGAGTACCGAAGCGGGTCCATCGGGGGCGAGTGCCGCCACGCGAACCGGCGCCCCAGCGTCCGCACCGAAGGGGGCAAGCGGGTTCTCGTGGGTTACGGCGCGGTGTTCTACGTACCCGACGATCCCGCTACCGAATACGAACTGGCGCCGGACCTCTGGGAGCGCATCAACCCGGACGCCTTCACGCGCACCCTGCGCACCCGCCCCGACGTGGTGTGCTGTCAGGACCACGATACGGCGCGCCTCTTGGGTCGAACCGCATCGGGCACACTCCGGCTCACGGTGGACAAGGTCGGACTGCGGTACGAGGTCGATCTGCCCGACACGCCCACGGGCAATGAGGTTTACGAATTGGCCCGACGCGGTGACCTGAACGGCTCCTCGTTCTCGTTCGCGCCCAACAAGTCGGAGCGGTACACGGAGGGCGATCGGAACTTTATCGAGCGCATGGACCTGGAACTGTACGAACTCGGACCGGTCTCGATCCCGGCCTACTCGGGAACGACCGCGGGACTGATGAACACCCCGCCCGAACGGAGTAGTGGCCGGTCCGACCCGCGGTCCGACCCGCGCGCCGATCAGGACGCAATCGCGGTGCAACTGGCGCTGATGCGAATGGACGAGGACGAGCGCGAGGTTTCCCGTCCGGCTCCACTCAGCCCGCGCGCCCGTGAGATGTCGGCGCTATCGGCGCAATGCCGGCGGATCGCGTCGGAGTGCGACCAGGAACGCATCGCAGCCGTTCTCCGGTCCGACGGACGGCGCCCGGTGCGATCGGAGGAGTCGGAGATGCGCTGCTTCTATTGCGGCGAAGACGAGTTAGACGGGTGCTTTTGCTGA
- a CDS encoding phage tail assembly chaperone family protein, TAC has product MTKADAIAALKKKPVAVTVGDVTVFVKPLTIAGKEQFAAWRQGNPNAGVVAPLLAASLCDDTGALLFAGPEEVADLDADLSDKVCNTILDINGMRAPDAPE; this is encoded by the coding sequence ATGACCAAAGCCGACGCGATTGCCGCGCTGAAGAAGAAGCCCGTCGCGGTCACCGTGGGCGACGTGACCGTGTTCGTGAAGCCCCTCACGATTGCGGGTAAAGAACAGTTCGCCGCGTGGCGCCAGGGTAACCCCAACGCCGGTGTCGTGGCGCCCTTGCTCGCCGCGTCCCTGTGCGACGATACCGGCGCGCTGCTGTTCGCCGGTCCTGAAGAGGTCGCAGACCTCGACGCCGATCTGTCGGACAAGGTGTGCAACACGATCCTCGACATCAACGGAATGCGAGCGCCGGACGCTCCTGAGTGA
- a CDS encoding SDH family Clp fold serine proteinase, producing the protein MSLPDGKANGSAEVVLGATRTVKPKGKSATPKSRTNGKVPSNRPLPAPPKSTPQKFTAGVFPGPKAELPENFVQTVRDLEAELGKPVILFVQGDSIPQVGEFHPFLLDRFVQLKTALPKTGVAVLLESPGGSPDVAYSLAMLLRRRCGNFTAVVPRWAKSAATLFALGAESIFLGEDGQLGPLDAQIPDMDKEEEWTSALDEVGAVEALEATTMEAAVGALAYLQNKTGKKLNVLMPFAFDLVAKLHGPLFEKIDAVRYSRMSRVLAIAEQYATRLLQPKYSEQSARQIAQDLVKHYPSHGFVINREEAKRVGNRQGRVNGGLQIAKPSEKLEAIMSRLYGQLNGSITAIGPLEEVKNGAK; encoded by the coding sequence ATGTCACTACCAGATGGTAAAGCAAACGGATCCGCTGAGGTGGTGTTGGGTGCTACGCGAACAGTTAAGCCCAAGGGTAAATCAGCCACTCCGAAGTCGCGGACCAATGGCAAGGTGCCATCAAACAGGCCACTTCCAGCGCCCCCAAAGTCCACACCGCAGAAATTTACAGCGGGGGTGTTTCCCGGCCCCAAGGCAGAACTCCCAGAAAATTTTGTCCAGACAGTACGCGACCTTGAAGCGGAGTTGGGCAAGCCTGTAATCCTTTTTGTGCAAGGCGATTCCATTCCGCAGGTTGGTGAATTTCACCCGTTTCTGTTGGATCGGTTCGTTCAACTAAAGACGGCCCTGCCTAAGACGGGTGTCGCAGTTCTGTTGGAGTCACCTGGAGGTAGTCCTGACGTCGCTTATTCTTTGGCGATGCTTTTACGTCGGCGATGCGGTAATTTCACGGCGGTTGTTCCTCGGTGGGCTAAAAGCGCGGCGACGTTGTTCGCCTTAGGCGCGGAATCGATTTTCTTGGGGGAAGATGGACAGTTGGGGCCACTCGATGCACAGATTCCCGACATGGACAAAGAAGAGGAGTGGACTTCGGCACTTGATGAAGTGGGCGCTGTAGAGGCTTTGGAAGCGACCACTATGGAGGCAGCTGTCGGGGCACTGGCATATTTGCAAAACAAGACTGGAAAAAAACTTAACGTGCTGATGCCATTCGCTTTCGATTTGGTTGCCAAGCTGCACGGTCCGCTGTTTGAAAAAATTGACGCCGTGAGGTATAGCCGAATGTCGCGGGTTTTGGCGATTGCTGAACAATACGCAACCCGTTTACTTCAGCCGAAGTACAGCGAACAATCTGCTCGGCAGATAGCCCAGGACTTGGTGAAGCACTACCCCTCCCACGGATTCGTGATCAACAGAGAAGAAGCCAAACGAGTAGGAAATCGACAGGGAAGGGTGAATGGCGGCCTCCAAATTGCTAAACCTTCTGAGAAGTTAGAAGCCATAATGAGCCGACTGTACGGCCAGTTGAATGGTTCAATCACAGCGATCGGTCCTCTGGAGGAAGTGAAAAATGGAGCAAAATGA
- a CDS encoding ParB/RepB/Spo0J family partition protein, with the protein MKDLLPHPLAERYPLLNGEDYQEFKASIRANGQKVEIELFEGKILDGRNRYRACKELGIEPKTKTFVGTAEEAAVHSDALNLDRRHLTRDQKRAVIAYKLRSQPSQSDRSIAAEVKVDHKTVAAVRRTVQATGEIPQLAGTTRKGRDGRCRPAVVAKKNVAKKALVKVAANPPVSTNPSHSAPEACESQSVAHDSKVAATHVQTERDWEEIVRFIMPDLNERCAWQGNEWGGGKIVELVPYSNEWGFFHFIVATPCGTDGEGEFEYSTFTSHAPVIVDNVRDVLAGLGFAISNMIWRRSRTLPCATPIAAMSQGRAVEIVEEGPKPKPPGHPALAEFYDRLIGVAYSTLNMSSFMVDSDVKDEVVETIASCVHAILRVPERLHVRELPYLPQA; encoded by the coding sequence ATGAAAGATCTGTTGCCACACCCACTGGCAGAGCGATACCCGCTCCTCAACGGCGAGGATTACCAGGAGTTCAAAGCAAGCATCCGAGCGAACGGGCAGAAGGTCGAGATCGAGTTATTTGAGGGCAAGATCCTCGACGGTCGCAATCGTTACCGGGCGTGCAAGGAATTGGGGATTGAGCCAAAGACAAAGACGTTCGTCGGCACTGCGGAGGAAGCGGCCGTTCACTCTGATGCACTAAACTTGGATCGGCGTCACCTCACACGAGACCAAAAGCGTGCCGTGATTGCGTACAAGCTGAGGTCTCAACCAAGCCAGTCGGACCGGTCCATTGCCGCCGAAGTGAAGGTCGACCACAAGACCGTCGCAGCGGTACGCCGGACGGTTCAAGCAACTGGGGAAATTCCCCAGTTGGCCGGCACCACGCGGAAGGGACGAGATGGCCGCTGTCGGCCCGCGGTTGTGGCGAAAAAGAACGTCGCGAAAAAGGCACTGGTCAAGGTCGCCGCTAATCCACCAGTGTCAACGAACCCCTCCCACTCTGCTCCGGAGGCTTGCGAGTCACAGTCCGTTGCCCACGACAGCAAAGTGGCCGCAACGCACGTACAAACCGAACGGGACTGGGAGGAGATCGTCCGGTTCATTATGCCCGACCTGAACGAGCGGTGTGCGTGGCAAGGGAATGAATGGGGCGGAGGTAAGATTGTAGAGCTAGTGCCTTACTCGAACGAATGGGGCTTCTTTCACTTCATTGTCGCGACCCCTTGCGGGACCGATGGCGAAGGAGAGTTCGAGTACAGCACCTTTACTTCGCACGCACCCGTTATCGTAGACAATGTTCGAGACGTGCTGGCCGGCCTGGGATTTGCAATCTCGAACATGATTTGGCGTCGAAGTCGAACCTTACCATGCGCAACACCGATCGCCGCCATGAGCCAGGGGCGTGCGGTTGAGATCGTAGAAGAAGGACCAAAGCCGAAACCACCGGGGCACCCAGCGCTGGCCGAATTCTATGACCGCCTCATCGGAGTCGCCTATTCGACGCTAAACATGTCCTCATTCATGGTCGATTCGGATGTCAAAGATGAGGTTGTCGAAACAATCGCATCGTGTGTACATGCTATTCTCAGAGTTCCAGAACGATTGCACGTCCGAGAGCTACCCTATTTGCCCCAGGCGTGA
- a CDS encoding helix-turn-helix domain-containing protein, with protein MTFGKNLKRLRAQRGWSQSAAARVAGIAYRSYQNWEGGSREPRLDALKKLADAFGVSADVLLADPQPVNEVEVAK; from the coding sequence ATGACGTTCGGAAAGAACCTTAAGCGACTGCGCGCCCAAAGGGGCTGGTCGCAGTCGGCTGCCGCTCGTGTCGCCGGGATCGCGTACCGGAGCTACCAGAACTGGGAAGGCGGGAGCCGAGAACCGCGCCTCGACGCACTGAAGAAGCTCGCCGATGCGTTCGGTGTCAGTGCTGACGTGCTGCTCGCAGATCCACAACCGGTGAATGAAGTAGAGGTGGCGAAATGA